Below is a genomic region from Eupeodes corollae chromosome 1, idEupCoro1.1, whole genome shotgun sequence.
TTACACCTCTCTCTTTCTCCCTCGCTCTGAAAATCTCAAAcagagtttaaaatttattttcaagaaaaatctatcaaaaggTCTTTTGAAGTTCTTATTGCTGCTTAAAGTTCCGAGAATTTTGGGTTTACAATGCTTAAGGTATGTAAAGGcttcaacaacattttgtatggATATTTAACtgttaatttcattaatttgaaGATTGTGTGCCTTATGCTGATAGTGTCAACGGTGTTGGCCCGTCCTGAACCACCAGTCAATTCATACCTGCCACCTTCAGACTCTTATGGACCCCCCGGAAGAGGTAGTGGTTCTAATGGTAATGGTAACGGTAATGGTGGAAGCCAGCGGCCTTCTTCTAGTTATGGAGCTCCGGGAATTGGGGGAAATGGCGGCAGTGGTTCGAATGGAGGTGGAACTCCATCTGATACCTATGGAGCCCCGGGACAAAATGGAAATGGCGGGGGAAGACCATCATCCACCTACGGAGCACCAGGCCAAAATGGAAACGGTAATGGACGACCATCATCTTCTTATGGAGCTCCCGGGCAAAATGGCAACGGTGGATCTAGGCCATCATCGACCTACGGAGCCCCTGGACACAACGGAAAGAATGGCAATGGAGGAGGAAGACCTTCATCGACTTATGGTGCCCCTGGTCAAAATGGAAATGGTGGATCTGGTTCATCTGGCAATAGACCATCTGACTCATATGGACCACCATCTAATGGTAATGGAGCTCAACGGCCATCGGAATCGTATGGAGCACCCACGAACGGAAACGGAGGACATAGCGACTCTCAACGACCATCTGACAGTTATGGACCACCAGCATCTGGAAATGGTCGCAACGGAAATGGTCACGGACGTGGTGGAAACGGAGGAAGGCCATCGGATACCTATGGAGCTCCAGGAGCTGGACCATCCTCAGAATATCTAGCACCAGGTCATGGACATAATGGAAATGGTAACGGTAATGGCAACGGCAACGGTAACGGCAACGGACACCGCAACGGAGGACACAATGGCGCTGATGGTTATGATTATTCGCAGGGTGGTAATGGGGGCGGTTCTTCAGGTGGTGATGACGAAAATAACGTAAGTGCAAACTACCCTTATATTAACTGCTAACCATTATCTTCTATGCCTAATTGTAGTGtgtaaaaaaacatagaaaacatagaaaactaCTTACATCTCTATCTTACTTGGCTCCTTCCACTCATGCTTCAGAACAGAACAGTACATCCAAAAGatacacaaaatatatttaataaacagAAACTTAATTATCATAACTTTGTTCcgaaattaataaacaaaaacaaaaactaccgTTTAATATATATAGGAACCAGCTAAATATGAATTTAGCTACGAAGTTGAGGATGCACCAAGTGGTTTGTCGTTTGGGCATTCGGAGATGCGCGATGGAGATTTGGCAACTGGTCAGTACAATGTTCTATTGCCAGATGGTAGGAAGCAAGTAAGGGATGGAAAAAGCGTTCTTCAAAAACGAGTTTTCAGGGCAAACATCCAATGGGatgcacttttttctttttagatcgTTGAATACGAAGCTGACCAAGAAGGATATCGACCACAAATCCGATATGAGGGAGATGCTATTGAAGGCGGAGCTGATGGAAGAAATGGAGCTGGAGGTGCCGATGGTTACGACTACAATCAACCTGGTAGTGAAGCTAACGGAGGTGGATATCCATCATCGGGACAGGATCTAGGAGCTCAGGGTTATTCGAGTGGACGACCAAATGGAAACGGCAATGGTCATGGAAATGGCAATGAGCATGGAAATGGCAATGGCCATGGGAACGGCAATGGTCATGGGAATGGCAACGGACATGGCAATGGACATCATAGCAATGGACATCACGGCAATGGTAATGGACATGGAAATGGCAATGGGCATGGTCACAATGGTGGTGGATCTAATGGACAAAGCTTAGGCAGTAATGGCTATTCAAGTGGAAGACCAAGTGGTCAAGATCTCGGATCAAACGGTTATTCAAGTGGTGAACCTAATGGCAATGGAAACGGTTATTCGAATGGACAGTCCTCTGGTCAAGATAATAATGGTAATGGCTACTCAAGTGGCAGACCAAGTGGACAAGATCTAGGTGCAAATGGCTATTCTAACGGTCGACCAAATGGCAATGGCCGCAATGGTAATGGAaatggcaatggcaatggcaaGCGCAACGGTGGTGGACATAATGGCAATGGAaatggcaatggcaatggcaaCGGCAACGGTGGCAGCAATGGGTACTCATACGAGCAAGGCTCCGCAGGCAGTGCTTTCGGTGCCGGCGGACAAAACGGTGAAAATGACGGTAGTGGATATCAATATTGAGAAGACTTTTGAATTGTTAATCTAGttgacgtttttatttttgtttccatacACGCAATGCTGCATaatattatgttttcttttttatttttattattattttagttttcattttttcatttgtttattacaacatttttttactttaccTATCTCTTAAGTTATAAACAAAAGCTCTATATTTCCTATGATAAATGaacaagcaaaaaaataaataaaaaaataaacaatgaaatgccatcaaataaaataaacgaatatttaaaaaaatatgtgctctttttaagaaaatctacaAATAGATCCTAAAATTTCCTACAGATCGAAAAATACTTCAGGAATGCATGCATATAATTAACCATGAAAAAAACAAGGATATTCCAAATTCAAACCACAAACTTTCCTTATCGGACTTCTAACATAGTAATGTTCATATAGATCGGAATCCTCGGAATGAGAACTTCTTCACCTTCTGTTGAGTATCATCATGAAAATCAAATGGATCATGAATGTACTTACTACCCAACTAGTACCCTTGCAcggttttgtttagtttatgtAAGCATAAATTGTGCGGTCGTGGTGGTAAATCAGGCACGCCCAAggagttcaaaaattcaattggatagttGATTGCTTCATATTTAATCGGTACATAGTCAATAGAATTGAATGAATACATTGTACCAATGATCTCATTCTGAATTATAAAGCTTAGATCATTTATACATCTTCTTTCGTAGCCGATAAGACTCGCTCACTCAACTATTCGTTATTTTTGTGGTCAATTATGTAAGGATCTTAAGACATTCATTATTCATCATTCATTCAAAATGTACTCCCATCAATCATCTTCTAGGTCTAAACTCATGGATTCTCGTTTATGTAAAACATCAAAGAAGCCAACTGTCTAGTTCCAAGTTTAATTGCAATAAACCATCGGTCGACAAAAGAACGATTACCTTGAGTTTTCTTATACTTATAATTCTGGCAAATACTATTTTGGTAAGTTTGTCTGTGGATGAGATGAAGTTACAGAAATTATGATTAAATAAAACCAATCCGCTCGATTCGTCGACAGGTACTCCATAATTACCGGTAATTAGCAATTGCTCAGAGAAATCTTTAGCAGACGTATCGTTAAGCAATGCATCTTTCATGTTTGTTGTCAACTGCAGTTTTTTCAAATAGCGCTATGGATTCGATAATTTGAGGCAAGCAATTATTTTGTAGGCTGAAGTTGATCTTGATCTTACTGGCAATGCTTGGCGGAAATCGCAAAAGAGTTAAATGCGTgatctttcaatgttttattaaGTGCTTCAAATAAACGTTTACTATTACTCAAAACCAGTGACGGGATCAACTTGAAAAGGGCTTGAGGCGGCAATTCTTAATGGTGTACTGTTTGTGATCAgatattttttagtttctgTAAGTATAAGGCAAAGCAATCAGCAGGTAGGCAAAAACATTATACTCCTGacttattattaaatttcaaagttaGGTGCACGAACTACTGAATTTTGTGCTACCAACTAATTATGTTGATCTAAGCTTTTCAGGACTCTCTGATTCCAACCAGCATAAGGTTACCACGTAAGAGTTATTTACttgtgaattaaataaaaagttcattgtcttttatttaaacGAGTAAATAAAACATTGGCGACGAGgataaaactaaaaatcaaaaaaattacattaaaaaagtCAATCATTCGAAAAATGTCATCATTAAAATGTCATCTAATCATTTCGTTGGCAAAGTGGAAGAATTCGAGCCAGGAGAGGTTATCGATTCCTACGAAGATAgattgtgcattttttttttttcaaataaatgaagtGAAGGAAGAAAATGAAGACTTTATTCTGTTAactttaattggaaaaaattgttataaaattctAAACGACTAAGTGCAACCTAAAGAGccttaaaatatgaaatttgaaGAGCTTTTGTTATcataaaaatcacattttacACCGAGAATTAATATTCGTGCCGAGCgctataaattaaacaaaacttatcAAAAAGATGGCGAAAGTATAAACGAATTCATCATGCATCTCAAAGCTTCAGCGAGCACAATATGTGCTTTCTGGAGGTTACTTGTTGTCATTGAAGCCTAATAGAGCACAGGTCGTCAAGTGATGCGATAAGTTCGAAGAACCAGAAGTGCTATCCCCAGTTCAATGGAAGGCTCAAACTCTAGATGATGCGTTAACAGATAGGTTCATCGCTGGTATTCGGTCAGAGGAGATTCAGAAGCATTGGTGAACGATACAAGCCTTGATTTCGAGAAGTGCTGTAATCTAGCTCTCACTATGGAAATGCCACACAAGGAATCGCATGTAATTCGTCCAACATTTAGTAAGTCGAAGACGTGTCTCCGAGTAGAGAATACCCAACAACAAAATCGTTCATATACAACAAGTACCCATTCCTTTTGCAAAACCGGTTCGTACCAggtctatttaatttttaaatttatatagcAAAATACAATCAAGCATACATTTCTAACATTGCAATATCTATGCTTATAGTATGCAATCAATGATTTTCAAGAAATCCATTAACAGTCACTAATCCAACATATACACATGACAATAGCAAAAGTGTCAAACCGAGGgtaaaaaatataagacattttttgatttctctAACTGAAGGCAAAGAAAGAAATCTCTGAACAGCTGGTTGACTTTAAGATGTGCCCTGAATTGTATTGACAGTTCCTCCAATTAAAACAGCTATCATCGAAATCCGGTGTGTTGGATCAAATGTTAGtctgaaaatatatttagaaaatgtttACTTATGTCATTAAGAAAAGTCTAAGTTACCCAGGTATTTCAATTCGACCACTATCCATGTTTCGTTTCCAAACAACATCAAATCCACCTGCGTGGAGAGTTCCCATGATAATTACTAAAAATACAGAtccaaggttaggttaggttaaagtggctgtccaagatggaaacggacacacttaggccagtttaatggcccattgtgataccacacgaATCTTAAGGGTTCctcttaagctcaatggaactagcttgagtcccttacgaaacgtgagaggctggttataccgatatgatttagattgcttagatcgttaaagaaggtaattcttgagttttcgagctagagcagggcatgtgcagagaagatgaagaaccgtttcttcctcttcctcgtccatacagcttttgcaaaagtcatttgagaatacgcctagtctcgtggcgtgctttcctattagacagtgtccggttatgacacctattatcgagcttatttGCCATCTGCTTAGAGGGAGCAAGCACCACGTTTTAAATCCattgttggccagatgttttttgtggcttgacacgtggtgatgttgttccacctggtgcctgccttcatcacagcgtcttgcattagcaacagtaaAAATAGATTTCCGAATCAAATATCT
It encodes:
- the LOC129942581 gene encoding pro-resilin-like isoform X2; its protein translation is MLKIVCLMLIVSTVLARPEPPVNSYLPPSDSYGPPGRGSGSNGNGNGNGGSQRPSSSYGAPGIGGNGGSGSNGGGTPSDTYGAPGQNGNGGGRPSSTYGAPGQNGNGNGRPSSSYGAPGQNGNGGSRPSSTYGAPGHNGKNGNGGGRPSSTYGAPGQNGNGGSGSSGNRPSDSYGPPSNGNGAQRPSESYGAPTNGNGGHSDSQRPSDSYGPPASGNGRNGNGHGRGGNGGRPSDTYGAPGAGPSSEYLAPGHGHNGNGNGNGNGNGNGNGHRNGGHNGADGYDYSQGGNGGGSSGGDDENNIVEYEADQEGYRPQIRYEGDAIEGGADGRNGAGGADGYDYNQPGSEANGGGYPSSGQDLGAQGYSSGRPNGNGNGHGNGNEHGNGNGHGNGNGHGNGNGHGNGHHSNGHHGNGNGHGNGNGHGHNGGGSNGQSLGSNGYSSGRPSGQDLGSNGYSSGEPNGNGNGYSNGQSSGQDNNGNGYSSGRPSGQDLGANGYSNGRPNGNGRNGNGNGNGNGKRNGGGHNGNGNGNGNGNGNGGSNGYSYEQGSAGSAFGAGGQNGENDGSGYQY
- the LOC129942581 gene encoding pro-resilin-like isoform X1 codes for the protein MLKIVCLMLIVSTVLARPEPPVNSYLPPSDSYGPPGRGSGSNGNGNGNGGSQRPSSSYGAPGIGGNGGSGSNGGGTPSDTYGAPGQNGNGGGRPSSTYGAPGQNGNGNGRPSSSYGAPGQNGNGGSRPSSTYGAPGHNGKNGNGGGRPSSTYGAPGQNGNGGSGSSGNRPSDSYGPPSNGNGAQRPSESYGAPTNGNGGHSDSQRPSDSYGPPASGNGRNGNGHGRGGNGGRPSDTYGAPGAGPSSEYLAPGHGHNGNGNGNGNGNGNGNGHRNGGHNGADGYDYSQGGNGGGSSGGDDENNEPAKYEFSYEVEDAPSGLSFGHSEMRDGDLATGQYNVLLPDGRKQIVEYEADQEGYRPQIRYEGDAIEGGADGRNGAGGADGYDYNQPGSEANGGGYPSSGQDLGAQGYSSGRPNGNGNGHGNGNEHGNGNGHGNGNGHGNGNGHGNGHHSNGHHGNGNGHGNGNGHGHNGGGSNGQSLGSNGYSSGRPSGQDLGSNGYSSGEPNGNGNGYSNGQSSGQDNNGNGYSSGRPSGQDLGANGYSNGRPNGNGRNGNGNGNGNGKRNGGGHNGNGNGNGNGNGNGGSNGYSYEQGSAGSAFGAGGQNGENDGSGYQY